GTATTAGCATAGTTGGAATACATTTActgttcctcgatggaggggaacgttACCAGTGGACAGCTTCTTcaaattttccagttcggcggtagcagcatttagctacgcctgacactgctccagctcttgggctagcagactATTCTTCTCCGCGAGGACCTGGTTGTTCAACAATCCTTAAATCActtgtgccaactgctttcagtcttgggggctacgggtatatggctatccttttttgacaaagaaaacttacctgcacatctgtcacatattgcctcgtggcttttctaagcccgtctcgagcagctcggatgtatgcgtcgcccgagctgaaggcattaaatgcctcgtccgagaacttcgggtctcgtaaaacagctctgcagcgctgatgattcatggcgctctctacttccgagttggtaacagacatattgtccgaaccctcggccgaagggcagTCCGGCTTTGTTCCTACATCGGCTCCCGTCTCCCCGACTGGATCTAAATCTTGGTTGTTGGGAGCGCGGCCGGCCGGACTCccggacacagttcggcgaacctttttcctgtaaTCAAACAGGCGCATAGGTCACAGTTGGACACGGCCactgaaaaatatatttatccGTACCTCCTCGATGAGGGCCCGGCGGTGCCTTCACCGGccctcctcttcgaaggcctgcccggtGCAGGAACCGATTTCCTCGGTATCGTCAAACGCCTCCCCTGTAGAACGCACGACAATGTGGTGGGTGAGGCAGAGTACGAGCACCCTTTCAGAGGAGGTGTTTCTTGATTACTTACctgtgaagcaggaagaagaccagggtagtcggcgataatggccacttctatgccatcatagctcgtctggtaaaacaccccctccgcgagcaccacaaatatatccggatcctcttcaaacccgggatcaagttcccggttgtggtcctccggctgtggggcgggactataaaatccctcggtgacctttcaccagtgctgtcataagcaaacaaactagaaatttatcaaaggaaattcggagatggaaggagtaaaaacagaggggtcaggccttacccaactgggagggttatacatagagtacccgtctctgagtttgatgcgaagaaattccttttcctcccctttgaacagctcggctaatatcttagccaaagcggcaggggtatctggacctttccggccgcagcgtgaggcgtcgtcctccccattgtagtgccacattggaagccctctgtattggagcgattgaacccctcgcgctatggagatcgccataacctcgattactgtgagtccggactgagtgtgctcttttatcttgctcatcagctgacgaacctccgcgccatcttcctcttcaagactccggggacgccaactgtggcgtttcttcagcgagacgcgcgcaaattcaggaagaccctttcgaaccggGTCGGGAAGCGCAAcctcctctatataaaaccattcggagggccattcatcaggtgccttccttggtgtgccggatggatatccggtatcggcgacggGCCATACTTAGGctctgcccacttcaaatattgacccttcgtgattgcgcgggacgagacagaacagcttcctccacaactcgaaatgagcctcgacgcccaggaatagtttGCATAAAGCGAAGTAACCTgcaatgtgcagaatagaggccggagtgaagttgtgcagctggaggccatagtactccagaagccctcggaggaacggatggattggaaatccaacgcctctcagcaggtaggggacaaaacacactcgctctccccctgacggattggggaagtcctctgcctgagtcccctcattgaaggaagctagccccgttagaacagggactagatctgcatggggaaggaatccctgcgtttgcaacttcgtcAATCGACTATGagacacagaacacctctcccactcgcatTTCTCTGGGCTGGGACGAGCGGAGGAGCTGGGaacactagccatgctggaatggtttctcctaagcagtctctggggatttcttctctgtagcgctgaatggatctgggatccaatctctttaaataggcgctcttcctcgcACGGATGGGGTGTTATTcacaaaaataccctgactttccacattcgctcgacacgtggagaacGAAGATTATTTaacgcgcagaagccaaggaggcaacattggatcaatggccgaatacattacttggagatcatTGAAGGGGGagcctgccttgcaatgccgaagacaatatgtgtgccgagcacctcgctattgaagactggttcgggggctactgagggagtcctggactaaggggtcctcgggcgtccggcctgttatccatgggccggactgatgggctgtgaagacatgaaggccgaagaccgcaccgtgtccggattggactctacttggcgtggagggcaagcttggtgaccaactatgaagattccttcttatgtaaccaactccatgtaaaccctagatccccccggtgtctatataaaccggaggggttagtccggaaaggatacattcattaccatatacacataggctagacttctagggtttagccattacaatctcgtggtagatcaactcttgtaacactcatattcatcgagatcaatcaaacaggaagtagggtattacctccatagagagggcccgaacctgggtaaacatcgtgtcccccgtctcctgttaccatcgatcctagacgcacagttcgggaccccctacccgagatccgccagttttgacaccgacagccgtgaagatacaagactgaagacttcctcccgtgtccggatgtgactctcctttgcgtggaaggcaagcttggcgttcggatatgaagattccttcctctgtaaaccgactctgtataaccctaggtccctctggtgtctatataaaccggaaggtgtAGTCCGTACAGGCGATCATAATCATAACCAtacaggctagacagctagggtttagccattacgatcttgaggtagatcaactcttgtaaccccatattcatccaagataatcaagcaggaagtagggtattacctccatcaagagggcccgaacctgggtaaacatcgtgtccccgtctcctgttaccatcgatcctcagacgcacagttcgggaccccctacccgagatccgccggttttgacaccgacggtcgTCTCTCTAAGCTCCACACGTCAGCGTCTAGTACTCAGCAGACAAATGCGGTATCATCAAAGCCTTAGTCAAAAGGTGGCTCTTTTTGGTCTTGTCGATCTGATCAGTTGCCACCCCTATCGCTCGGGAAGTTACGTACTGCCCTGTAAAGCGATCATTCTCCAAAGACATGCCTGCGGCGGGCTATGGTTGACAGCTTGTTGTGTGTTTAATACCTGGTTGGCCACACCCTGGGTCAGCATTAAATGCACCATGGGCAAATTAGCTTTGTCTGTTTGGTAATTGTGTCTCGAGGTTTTGGTCCTTCTCAAGAGCCTGGTGGTGCTCTGCAACACATCAGGGCATCTACAGTGGGGAGGCGCTAGGATTTATTTCCTACCAGATTGGCAGTTGGTTGATTAATTCTCCGTGTCTGATTTGGCATCGATGCCAATTAGTGCAGCGAGCGCTTGTCTTCTTTTTGCTTTCGCACGAGTTATGGAAGGCGTCATTGGCCCCTGTTTCTATTCCATACTAGCGACCATATTAGCACCTAGCATTGAGGAGACACGCTTGGATAGTTTTCTAATTTTCCAATCTTTATTTTATTTCCTGTAAGCACCTACAGAAGCATCCTGCAATGTAGATGCCCTCAAGGTAGCACCGCTCCGCGCTTGGTGTCATGCTCGAATCATCGACTCCATCCTTACTGATGATTATAATTTGTTTGATTGGCTCATGGCAGAACCAAGCTTCTTCAACGTACGCCACAAATTAACTTGGTTCAGTTGTGGAAAtatttagagcatctctagcagaccccgcaaaagtcTTTTACAGTTCGCAGAAAAGTGCATATGCAGGTTGGCGCGGGCGAGGTCAGACGCAGATCCCGCATAATGGACCTGTAAAAGAGGATATTCGGCGAATATGCTCTTTTACGGGTCGGCTACGCGGGGTCTGCTCGGGCAATGCCGCGTCGACTCGCAAACCGAATACACCAAATTCTCGAATTTGACATCGGTTCCGacaaataagttcaaattcaaacaacaTAACACAGTTTACGCGCAAATAAAAGCTTCGGTTTAGTAGGACAAACGCAAAAGAGGGTCTTGCAAAAGTGACGACCACGTCCGGCATCATCttggtcgatcttcactccgcgccatcgagtccatcttgaagttcatcggaaccaccgaatccacctccggcgcttgttccaactcccgcaccgaaatcatcgGCATTGGCACAatatggagcagagaaaacatctCCGGCACTGTAACACGCACTGGCCGACGcaaccattctcctcttcaagatttctctccttgccatatcatgacattctttggtgaggtcgtccatatcattgcggttcattgtcatgatcttgttctcttcggcgagcaactTGGACATGGCTTTGTTTTCAGTGGCACATGCTCTTCTCTCCGCAATGGccgctttgcgcagcccctcttccttgagAAATTGTCACTTTTCTTGCTTCTCCcttgccttcttctcggccaactctttcttgatctccaacgacttcaacaacatcaaCTCATTTGATCGCACCATgacatcaatcttctccctcaagctcgatgcttcgtgctctctcttcatcttctccttagtctttttgtcgccatcgggcttgttcaaatttcttgggccatcatcatcctcatcttcatccatgtttgtaagtgaacctctcttcggtgaggattctttgtcgatcaacttccacttctcgcactctttgagcaagtcccaacaatgctccagtttgaagaatttgccttccgaagcttccatgtctttgtatctatgttgggcaattttgtcctacacaatttgcacaaagttaaatgaTGCAATATGATGTGCACAACTTGAACAAAGCCAAAACGAACTCACATGGCCGGATTTCACggttccacttggaggtgcattgcgtacttgctccaagcaagctaCCCAACGGTTGCACATAGGCTTGATCACATCCCAACGCccttgaagcgaccgaaatgtgcgtggagtcctattggggtactttgccatcatgcggaagtattgatcttcgatcctttgccaatacctcttggcggtttgataagtacccgtgcatgcatcaagagacaccgcactccatgccCCGATCATgatttgatcttccaagatcgtgtagttcttcgatctctGGCTTTTCTCAGTTTTTGTTTGCGATTGTTCATATGCTATCTCATCGAGCTCCTCCACTTCTTCCTCACCACCATGATCATCCACGCCGCCCTCCGTTTGATTGTAGTCGAATGCGGCAAACAGGGCTTGATCGATGTCAACGAcgttggtgtccaacaagttcacgaactcggcagttgcattgttcgaaccaccgctacAGTGAACGACAACAAGTCACAAGCTATCGCAAATGGCGAAAAGCAAAGGAAATTGCCATGACCGAAGACGCATACCTTCCGGCTATTTCGTCAAACACCTTGCATGCGGTGGGAGCAGCACCGTTGAGCGGCATCACCGGGGAACCTCTTTCCGGGGCAGAGGGAGTGGATGAAGGAGGCGGCTTCTTTGTAGCCGGAATCCTCTTCCTCTTTACGCCGGCGGCCTTGGCgaccttctccgccgccggccgggaTCGCGCAGCGGCGTTGGCGCCCGAGCGCGGGCCTTCGCGGCTGGGTCAGCCGGATTCCCACCCTGCACGACCACGTTaccctgccgcttgcgggcaggcgcggCGGTACCTTGGGCGACGGCGGGGCCAACATGGCCCgcgacgagatccgcccgaggggattgagcgtgcgcgacctcgacggtgacgggggacAGTAGGGAGTCGTCCGTGGCGACGAAGGACTGCTGAGGAAGATGCACCGGAGCGGGAGGTGgcggggcaatggtggcggagggtgggGGGCGGGAACGGCCacgcggaaatgtccctcccgccaaatctcgctgCGGATAGGGGCCGAGCTCGGGTCGTCCTCCCAGCCCATGAATCTAGAGGTCGGGGGAGATCTTTTGCCGCGCCCGGCAAAAAAAATTACAGGTCGCCCGCGGATGCGGTGTTTGATCGGGCAGGTTTTCCCACCCCAACCCGTGACCCGTATTTtagcggttattttgcgggtcggggcgggatgcggggtctgctagagatgcttttATGGGAGGCACATTTGAGAGTTCCTTTGATACAAAGGAATTCCATAGGATTTGAATTCTTAGGATTTTTTAACCTGCATCGGTCATTTGATTCACAGTATTTAAATCCTTAGAATTTTTTTCATATTTTCGATCCACTGATACCTGTTTGTTAGATTCCTTTGTTTTCTGTGCTATCAAACACTCTTCCAAATCCTATAGAGTGCAATAGGGCATGACACTATTCGTGCGCTTTTTTATTTCCGCATTTTgagaatcctatgaatcaaagaggccccgAGTGTACACGGGTGAGTTTTCCTGTACAGCGACACACTTCAAGGACGCATTGTAATTTTGTCAGTGATCAACGAGACATCTTTTCGAGACGAAAACTTAAGTACTGAGTAAGAAGCTACAACTAAGCAGGGAGCTGGAGTTCTTGAATGAAAACGTTAGATACACACTACACAGATTGACAAAATGTTCCAATGTATGAACAGGCATTCCTCAATTCCAGTCAGCTGGACTTCACACTTCACCGAAACTTGTTGGAGCGAGAATCTGAAAAGAACAAACCAATATATGCATGTACAATTAGGAAATGGCAGCTGAAAAGAACTACAGGCACTTTCACAGACAAGAACACAGTGACATTGTACCTTGGACAACTGCAGCGGAAATCCAGAAAGTGTGTGAACTGAGCATGCTGCAGCCTACAAAGCGTCAAAGAGTCATGGCCAACATTACCTGTAAAATATACGATGCCTTCGAAGAGACCAGCACATTTCGAACCGCCGGCAAATCTCTTACAACTCTGTCCACTAGGCATTTGATTTTGGCAGATGCCATAGCTACTAAAGCGTCAATCCCCTCCTCACATTGTTCGTAGACAATGAAGACAATGAACAAGGATGCCAGCGCTGCATTCAGCAGGGAAGAAAATCAGATGATTAAACTGATAGCATGATAGTAAAATAGAACAACGTAAGAAGCGGCAAAAGATAAACCTTACCAAGACCAATCAGCGTTCTAAACTGGAAGTGCAACATCACTTTGACACAGAACAAGGAAGCAACAGCCTGTAATATAAGAAAGGAACTCTGGATCAATCGCCTGTAACATGAATTACCCGCAATTGTACCGCTCTTGCAGCCATGCTTGGGTTTTTCGAGTAAAAGCTAGGTGGATTGAGTTATTCATGTACCGCCTGAAGCATTGTTAAATCAGGCAGATTTTGTCGATGTGGCAGGGTGAATTATTCTCCATTTGAGATGGAACAAATGATTAATTCTGCCACTCAGTTAACCAAGTAAACATGATGGAAGAAATAAGGGGCCGACTCTTTATATACCACAGAACAACTTCATGCACTCTTTAAAAGATCATGATGACATTTGAGACTATGTCAACCTCAGAATGAGGAAATACAGAGTTATTCAGTGGCATAATTGGGATTTCTCAACAAATAACATACTGTGCGACATATACAAGCAAGATATTTTGTGTCAATAAttatttatactccctccgtcctaaaataagtgtctcaaatttgtactaactttagtacaaagttgtactaagcttgacacttattttggaacggagggagtatatctcaaCAGAAACCAAGGTGTATTAAGCAAACCATAGAGCGTGGCTTAACGTGACTGTAGGAAAATAATCCAGGACAATAAAATTGTGCGGTTAACAGGAATTTTCGCCGACCACTGTTAACAATCACACAGCCATACCAAATTCAAATGCCAGGCATGTGATGTCATCAAGGAGCCCAAACTTACCACCCAGAGCTTCCAGAAACAAGATAATTGTACAAAACTACTGGGAAATAAGATACTACCACATTGGGCACATTAATAAAGAAATCTTCTAGGACAGTGTTCTCAACTGGCTGCATACAAACCTTTAAGAAGGTACCCCAGTCATCACCTTCTGCTAGAACCCTCAGTTTATGAATACCTCCATTCCATAGAGAAGCCATGCACATGATTGGATTCCTCAATGTTGAGTCTGATACTTCAAAACAATCAGGAGTCACCTTCTCTACTGTAAAACCATACCTGGAATAGGAGTTCAATACTTGAGTGTAATATACTAAAACGTATGATGTACAAATGTGTGGAAAACCCACATGGGATTAATCTATTACTCTATTCCTCAAGCATATCCACATAAACAGTTTCAGAATTTCATCAAATCGTAATTTACCAAAAATAACTGAATCACAGAATATAAACCAATATACATACACTTTTGAAGGTAGGACACCATGGATGTAAAGAGCCAGGGAGATCACTAGAAGAATTTTGGCAGACGAGGAGACAAAAGTTCTGTCTGAAAGAAAGAACCAGTAGAACAGCAGAAACAGTAGTGTGATATATGAGAAGGTTTTCTTTTCATCCCTCCAAAGGAGAATATCAGCAGCTGCAGTAGAATGGTAGCAAGTCAACAAACACAAAAAAGATGGATTTATCATTGATTAACTGATGGGTAAGCAACAACAAAAACATTTAGAGAAAAGAAATCTCTATCTGATTTTTTTAGGTTTCCAGAGATATAGTTCATTCCATTCAGTAGAAGCGCAGAACAAGATTGATACTGAAAAAGAGTCTATCTCACCTACTCCACTCCCAAGCAGCTTATCGGCTTTCGATGATCCACAAGCACCTTGTTTCCTAGATATACCCAAATTATCTTGTAGTTCCGAAACTGACGCAGCAGTTCTCATGATTCCATCCTGCAAACATATTAACCATTAATAAACAGACTAAACATCGCACTGGATGTTCACACTTGAGTTGTCAGAGAAAAGAAGTGCTGCAGCAATACTTCTGAAGAAGGAAAATGCATAATTGAGAAACAAGAACATACATAATTGACAACACTACGGGGTTTGGAAGCTAGCTCACCTCCAATGATACAGTTGGGGCATACCCAAGTTGCCTTCTAGCTTTGGAAATGTTAAAAGTTCTTGTGTGCGACAAGAAGTATACTGCATCAGGATAGAGAGGTGGAGTCGATGACATTTGCAAACCCAATATGTGATGAATCATATTGGAGAACTGGGCAGCAAACAATAACATCTTGGCAGGAAGATTAACTCTGGGCCTAAAAATGGAACCACAGGGGCTGCACATGTTAGCCTATTGAATAGACTTCAGTGTATTTGTATATGTGTGCAAGAAAGAGACCTTTGGCAACCCATGGCTTCCATCATGCAGGACACAAACTCCCATGTTTCGATAGGTTCACCATTAGTAACAAAAAAAGGCTGCAAAATTTAAATGATTAGATCACACGGCAAAGTAAATGATCCAAATCTAGCATTTAAATCACTAGAAGTGTACCTTTCCAGCAACAGAAGCAGCATTGGAACATAAAGCTTGTTCAGCGCAAATGTTGGCATGTACCACATTTTCCACATACGTAAAGTCAGACTTGCTACCTCCACTACCTATTACAAACTGAACAGCACTGTGTAAGAAAGATAATACTTCATAGCCTGCAAAGGCTTCTCAACACCATTCAGAAAATAAAGAAGCAAGACTTTGTAAGCTCAAAGGAGATGAATGCTTGAATGAACATACATCCACATTAGTTCAGTCAAAAAGGAAGTGCATGAGAAACTAGGTTCActcatttcaatatggactacatgcggatgtatatagacatattttagagtgtagattcactcattttgctccgtctATAGTctgtattggaatctctaaaatggcttatatttaggaagggagggagtacatCCATATTACTTCAGTCAAAAAGAAACTCTATAGGGTTAGAACCGACTGGCTTGCAGCTACATTATTCTAAATTGCAAGCATGAGTTGCAGATCTGGAAGAACTACTGACAACTTCTATTTTTACCACGCAAGTGCAACCAGAATTCCACATGTCAAAATAAGGCTGGTCTACAGCAAAGGCCTCCATAATTCACCACATTACACCAGACTCCGCGCTACATAACCAGCATTGCATCTATGCACCCCTAAATACATTTACTAGTCACATCAACATGAAAATACACTTAGTAGTCACATCAACATGAAAATAGACTCTTAAGAGTCTAAGCTCTTAGGAAGTAAAACAGGAAGGAGCAAAAGGCAGCTTCGAATACCTTGCCCAAGGGAGACCTTGCATATCCAGCAACGAACCTCACCAGACTGGAATCGCCTGGCCCGAACAGATTGCTCGGCCGCAGCACGCACGTCCGCATCCCGTCGTTCCCATCCGCGCTCAGAACCATCATCTCGACCTGCGCCCTGAGCTCGCTGACCGCGCTCCCGAACTGCATCCACAGCCAAAAGCAGAGCAGCGATCACTCCACCACCGAAACAAAAATCCCGAACCCAGGGCAGAGGCAGGCAGCAGGCGGCGCGGCGCCGAGATCAGATCGCGAAGAGGAGAGCCCGCGCGACGCACCTTGTCGGGGTACGGCACCGAGTCCTCGTCGGCGTCGACCACatcgagcgcggcggcggcgacggcgtcggcggaGCCGGTGTACACGACCCTGCGCACGCCGCTGGCGCGGCAGGCGGCGAGGAGGCGCCTGGTGCCCTCGGCCGCGACGCGGTGGAGCGAGAGGAAGGacccgtcggcggcggcgtcggcggcggaggTGGGGTCCACGTGGAAGACGGCcgcgacgccggcgagggcggggccGAGCGCCGCCGCGGGGTCGGAGAGGTCGACGGTGACGTGGGCGAGGGGcgcggccggcgaggcggcggacggGGAGGGGTCGAGCACGGCGACGGCggaccagcggcgggaggcggcgagcgcggcggcgaggtggcggccgaGGAGCGTGGAGCGGCCGAAGGTGACGGCGCAGGCCGGCCTGAGCGGGGCCAGCGGCGACGGGCTCGCCGGGCCAGGCTCCGCGGTCGCcatcggggcggggcggggcggggtggggagggggtggggggtggAGTGGGGGAATGGTGGGGCGGAGCACGCGAGCGAGCGAGGGGACAAGGGAAACGAGACGAGGGGTTTTGTTTTCCTCCCTTTTTCTCCGCTGCTTTTTTGGAGTGAATTTCGGCCGCGGTTCCGAGTGCTGTTGCGGTTAATGTCGAACCGTTTTCAAGATTTTCCATTCAAACTCGTGCAGGAAGGATGAAATACAGTACTACCGTGCCGCCCATACAGAAAAAGCCTCAGTATTACTACTACCGGGCAGATTTTGGGCGTGAAGGAGTAGTATACTGAGGCGAGGCTCATTTTCCATCGTTATCGCCCATACAGAACGTGCACACCACAACGATCCGCATCACGCTCGCACGGCCGCGCCGAATGCTTTCTCTTTCGGTGGTGCATCGCACTCGTCGACATCGAGCATGATTGATTGATGACTGAGCACCGCTTTCCGAAGTGCGACGTAAAACCCAAGTCTGGCATTTAACGCTGGAGTGATGAATGATTCAGTAGTCGACACGTTGTGTTTGTTTGGAATGCAGCCGGGCCCGCCCTATCGAAATTTCGGTGTCGACGGCTAGCATCCACGCCAGTTTTCGGATCACTCGGTTCAATTTTCAAAGCATCTCCAATAGCTTCCAGTAAATCTTCCCTAAAAACATCTACAACTGGGCATCACAAACCCGCCTCAAACGGTCGGACTGACCGGCACCTCTCATATCTAGCCTAAATATGAGAAGATCCGGACGCATCCGCCATATCGGACCGACGGCCGGGTCCCATACGGAATCACCCGAAAACCCAAAAGTCCGATGGGGGTGTGAACGCCCCATGGCGCTGCTTCGGCTCGTCGACCGAGGCCAGAGTCCGGCTATTAAGCCGGCCAGCATACCTAACTCTAGCCACAACCTCTTCCTTCCTCTCCGCGCCGCCAGCCTGAGCACATTTTCTCCGTCCCCACCTTCCTCTTCCCTCGCCATCTGACATGGCCCGGCAGAAGAAGACCACCTACGCTATGCTAACGTCGGAGGCACTGCTTCCAGATCAAGGAGGAGATCCGGGCGAGGCGCGCGGCCCGAATCGCTGCGGGCCTGCCTCCGGACTCGCCAGAGCtgaaggaggaggacgagggacAGCAGCAGCCGGAGCCCATGGAGGGGGCGGATCCAGAGGAGGCGGATGCGACGGAGCCGGAGGAGGCGCCGGCGCCGGTTGCGGGCTTCACCATGGAGAAGGCCACGGCGGAGTTGTCGTCGCCCAAGCGGCGGAGatggcgaggcagaggaggagccgaAGTTGCGTTTGCCCCTATGTACATGAAGCCCGGGACggagatagtggacatctccgacgacaaCGAGTAGCATAGTCGATGATTAGTTGATTTACGTAGTATGTAGATCTTTTCTTTGCATGGTTTGTATGGTTTTAAGATTTCGTACATGAGGTGTTCGGATGCAGATAGGGTTATTTGAGGAGCCGAAATTGTCAAGTCCGGTTATAGATGCTCTAAGGTATGCTAGTATCATGCCGCTACGAGCATATGACTAGCTGAATGCTCGTGCGTTCTCATCTGACAAAAAACCATTAGCACGTCGATTAAGAAGTTGTATTGACAAAAAAAATTGTGTTCAACATGCTAACATGTGATTCTTATTCTATGGTGATAAATATTGATTATCTCTCCCGCTCATTTCCTCCTTGGCAATCGTCGTGTCTCCTTAACCAC
This window of the Triticum aestivum cultivar Chinese Spring chromosome 5D, IWGSC CS RefSeq v2.1, whole genome shotgun sequence genome carries:
- the LOC123122193 gene encoding 3beta-hydroxysteroid-dehydrogenase/decarboxylase codes for the protein MATAEPGPASPSPLAPLRPACAVTFGRSTLLGRHLAAALAASRRWSAVAVLDPSPSAASPAAPLAHVTVDLSDPAAALGPALAGVAAVFHVDPTSAADAAADGSFLSLHRVAAEGTRRLLAACRASGVRRVVYTGSADAVAAAALDVVDADEDSVPYPDKFGSAVSELRAQVEMMVLSADGNDGMRTCVLRPSNLFGPGDSSLVRFVAGYARSPLGKFVIGSGGSKSDFTYVENVVHANICAEQALCSNAASVAGKPFFVTNGEPIETWEFVSCMMEAMGCQRPRVNLPAKMLLFAAQFSNMIHHILGLQMSSTPPLYPDAVYFLSHTRTFNISKARRQLGYAPTVSLEDGIMRTAASVSELQDNLGISRKQGACGSSKADKLLGSGVAADILLWRDEKKTFSYITLLFLLFYWFFLSDRTFVSSSAKILLVISLALYIHGVLPSKVYGFTVEKVTPDCFEVSDSTLRNPIMCMASLWNGGIHKLRVLAEGDDWGTFLKAVASLFCVKVMLHFQFRTLIGLALASLFIVFIVYEQCEEGIDALVAMASAKIKCLVDRVVRDLPAVRNVLVSSKASYILQVMLAMTL